The Kluyveromyces marxianus DMKU3-1042 DNA, complete genome, chromosome 7 DNA segment TAAACCAACTAAATCATGTATGATGTGTCAGAAACGTAAGAAAAATGCGATCGGTTAACTCCTAGCTGTACAGCATGCTTAGAAAAGGGACTTCAATGTGTTTATAATATTAAGTTAGAAACTAGGCTTACTGAAGGAACAAAACAGTTATCGAAATCGCAACTGATAGCACAGATCGCCCTTTTAAAATCAGAACTAAACGAAGGATCAAGGGAGATAGGTAGAAATCCAGTATTGGGCTTGCAATACACATCTAGTAAGCAAGGGAGAGTTTTGACTTATGGACCAACTTCAGTAAGATGTTTGATAAGATCATCTCAGCTGCAGTGGTGCTACACTGcaatttggaaaacaataaaggagaagagaaatgattggaagaaaaaccaTATCCATGCCATAAAAGTCGAAGAGATTTATTCGATTGGGAATCCTCTTTCTATTAGTGGAGGAAATTCAATCTTGGAGGCCTTATGTGATTGTCTTCCAACTATGCATGTACTAAAACATAGTTTGGATAGGTTCTTTAATTGCAcccttttcaaagaatttgaaatACTAGACCCGCTGAAGGTTGCCACCGATCTTGAAGAGTGCTTCATATCTGATCAAGAAGGTAGAATCATGtctattaatatatatgaaaagaaaaactatTATCGCTTAGGAATTATCACCAGAATCCTCACCATCGTTCattttaaagaaagagtcCCAACAGCAGTCGAGTTATTCCATAAATATTTAGCTGCTTTCGAGAGTGCCAAATCAATGCATATAGAGAGAGCTCAATTTTTCATGCTCAAATACCTATTCATTAATGCACGGGGCTTCACTGCCGGCGACGGAGGCAATAGCATCACCATTATCAACTTAGCTCTTTCGACTGCTATGCAAATCGGACTCTATCGAACAGAAAATTTAGGCCTGTTTAGAGATAGAGAGCGTTATATTAAAAACTTATGCGTTTTACTTGTCCAAGCAGACTTTGAAAgttctttctctttggGCTCACACCTTCAAGTTAGTGAGTATTTCTTGCAAGATTTGGATGGGCGAGCAAATCCTAAAATTAGTGAGGACGGtaatttttcaactctCCAGtactttttatttttgagaCAACAGCTTGCTGGGGTATCCTCGACTCACAATGCCCCATCTCTTCCTTTATCAATTTCgaagttgaagttttctcttttggcAACCTTTGGAGAATTAAAGCATTATCTGTCTCGAACTGCGTATGATCCACCTATCGAGTTTCAAAAGTTGTACGCAATACTTTTATCTTTGCAGATAATAGCAAATTTCTCATTGATTCAAACACAAGTTTCGGTCGATGGGACTTTGGAATTGCAGCAACAAGCGCTAATATGTCACATTGCATCGTTAATTTTAGTTTTTAACTACATGGAAGCTTTGTATAATGACCAAATGTTGATAAGAGGGGGAGAAAACCACATCGATGCTTGTATTGACATAGGATTAGGTCTTTTTTTGTACCATAATGTTTTACCAAGGGCAACACATGAGCTGGTTCTAATTTTTTCTGATGCTTTAAATACTAATGAAGGGTTTGGTGTTTATTCTACTAACTCGAATGATGTTGACATTAAACACTTCAATGAGATTGTTGATAACTTCCTAAAGAGTGATAAAGATATGGATTTCGGTGCTAATGTGGCTTATAAATATTTCGAAAGGATACACgagaatttcaaaaataatCGGAGCAAGAAGTTGGATAACCTTCTACATCAATCATATTTATTCATCGTATGCGATGAATTTTCCAACAGTCTAGTCCAGGCTTTCAAGGAACCAATAACTTTAATGACTAACAAGCCAGATGAAATGtcaaatcaaaatatgCCATTTACAGTTGATGATAACGACTTATTTCTCGACAATGCtcttgaaatatttgatgatgaattcacgtcatttttttttacttaaATTTTAACACACATGCTGGTTAGAAAGGAGTGGAGGCTGTTGCCTCATTCTTTTTACTATGAAGATtcagaattcaaaataGACTATTCTGTATGCAACTCTACCaatcattgaaaatagCAGATATTCGCTTGACAGAAGCATATGGACCTTTGTAAGTCTACAATGTCTGCGTGTAAAAGTATCGCTCAATTAGACTTAGAGACTGATTGTTGTTAGAAACAATGTTccattgttttgtttgcaCGTATAAATCGTAGTTATACCGAGTATTTTTCTGAATAAAACTCACGCCATATTTAATCCACCTGAACATTTCTTCACCACATTCGTGAACATCATGACCACATTCTATCTAGTAATACTAGTTTAATTACTGTTATAAAAAGTTATCTAGGATCTAGCAGTCACCGTTTATGGCTCTATTCTTCACTTTACCTCTACTACAAAGAACTTATAGATACCTAATTATGATTAAAACCTACTTTCTTCACTGACCCACAGATGTTTGCCTTGTTCCGTTTTTTATAACGCAAAACAGATCTGctttttattctattttgtCGTACGAAAAGAGCTTTTCAATCTGATCATTCATCGGGACAAaacctctttttttctgtcttcCACAGCGCCTATCAAAAAGGGTTCTCataatggaaaaaaaagaaataattaTATCGCTCGAGGAAAATATCAGACTTCCCGCTTCTGATAACTGTTAAGATTTTTCATACCTAAATTCATAGAGGCTGCGCGATCTaaagaaataaataaataaacaGACTGGTACTGCTTGGCACAAAAAAATGCTCGGCAAGTCATTAACAACTCTCctgatattttcttctttccctgtaatatatatatatattccaTTGAGGTCGCTGGATACTTTCTGAAATTTCCTGCTTTGAAATATAGTGGATCCTTTGTCTAAGTTCACCGTAGGATATTTTCTGGTCACAACCATTCcatattattttatctttaGAATTAGGTACCCTTTTATTAAATGGGctctgtttttgttctatcTACATTGTCAGGTTAAAACAATTATTACTGGTTTTGAAAGAGAACAGAGCAAAGGCTACTGAGTGGTGTAAAATGGGACAATGACCTAATCAAACAACGAATATTATGTAgtgaattgaagaaaaggcaTTAAATAAAAATAGTAAATCTCCTATTCACTTGCGCTAATCACGTCATACCAGTATTATACAATATTACCGTAAATATTGTTTTAAAATCAAGCATTTTCAAACCtctgttttttcttctaataCCATGTGATCGGATGTCATAAAAACCAGATATCAATTAATATAACTCTTGGTTTGGATGTCGAGATACCAAGATTCATAGGGTAGACTCACAATAGAAAAGTCTGAAGGATTGTTGTTCGTGCGATTTGTTAGAGTCACCGATATGAATACATATCTTGGCTAAAAATACCCTAACAGATGAACTTGTATCGTTTTTTAACTACTTTAtggttatatatatatatataagttaTAACAGAAAGTCTAACCATAAAGAACGGTATTCTTACTAAACATTCCGTTTTATCAGTTGAATTCTAAGTTAAATCTCTGAATAACACAGATAATAAAGAATGGTATTATGGTAATTTAATTAGCTTGCCAGTTACATTACCCTAACTTTTTTTGAGTATAAAGCTCTCACCTTGGAATACATTCCCAAAATGCAACCtatcttcatcaaaagCTAAAACTTCGATATGTATATCAGCTATTCTCTAccagaagttgaaaaatgCGAGACCTAGTTTAAAGCAGTTCCGGAACAATTAATAAACGATTGTTGGGTTTCACTCTAGAAGAAACCAATAAGAGAATACAGAGAACGAGAAGAAAAACGAGATATTTCCATGGCTTTCTTCCCAGCTTTGGAGATTTTTAGAGTGTTTACGAGAAAGAGTTATTATCCCCCACCCTTCTAGAATTAATGTAATCGAAAACGTCGGTTACTTCTCTAGGATCATATTTCCTATTTTGTAAATTAGTCTGCCAGGTACACCTGCAGTTCTTTATGTTCAATAGGGTTCCGCCCGCGCGAACATTCCCGttcgattttctttttctttttctctaaGTAAAAATGCAGCGACCATTGTGCGTTAAAAATTATGCAGGGTTTCTACGTGGATGCATTGTCGATATAAAGAACCGCCGGTAAAATAGGATTGTTACACTGTATGACTTGTACTGAAAGTAACGGTTTATCATGATATTCCGAGACAATGCAATAAAAAGTAGTCAATTCCGCGACTCGGGTACTCTGggttttgaagattttccaatcatcttctttatGCAAGTTAGTGTCCTAACAAAATGTTCGACCATGCATTGGGAATTATACGGTAGAGTAGAGTACTGAAGTACCGCAGTGATGAGATTTTTTTAACAGCCATAGATGCTTCGATTATTATAAACCCATGGGcattttgaatatatattatagCCTGGCAATGGTATAAATCATGGTCGAATATCATTCTGTACTCTTCAACCATTTTCAGAATAGAGTGTAAGAATATCATATTTCAGTAGAATATATTAACATAATAGACAATTCCCAATATCCTTCCATATATTAGCATTTCATTATTTATCAAAGGGTTAAGAACTTTTGAACGTGTGACAAAGAGAGGAAAACCGGTACAACAAATATGTGGTTTTTTTATCTGACACAATTAACTTTAATGTGTATTATTCCATTAGTCAATGGTGTATCTCAGGTTGTTGATTCAGGAACTATTCTAGGTTGCATTCCTCCACAGGGTTCCCTCGCAAAAGGGTTCACTGTGTCTTACTACCACTATCCTATGATTCCAAATCCGAACTCAGCAGGTTGCTACCTTATAAACAGTGTATTTCGAACGGATGAATACCAGCACGGCGGTTATGAGACTCTTGGTGGAGGATTAATTGGTAGGAGCAATGGTGTAACAAATTTAACGTACTATTCCCCTAGCACATGTTCCCCCGGTTGTTGTAAAGTTCAAGTTGGTAATGTACCACCAAACTATAATTACGATTCCCAGGTAGCTTTGGGTAATCTCACTATGTTGCTCACTGGCTATTTTTTGCCCCCTAAGTCTGGTAACTATAAATTCAATGTAGATTATGTTGACGATGTGACTTACATGAATATTGGTGCTGGCAAAGCATTTGGATGTTGTCATATTAATAGTACTGTTTCAAACCCAGGTCCATTTGATTTAACCCTTACATATCCTGACAGTAAAAATAGTGCCACAGTTAATCTATTAGAAGGGTTATACTATCCGGTAAGAATTCTCTATATTAACAGGTATGATACCGGTAAACTTCTTATGTCTTTCGAGGATCCAGATGGGGTGATGTATCAGACTTTCGATGATTATGTATTTATGGCTCCCGATGGAGATGAGTGTCCTGCCCCTGTAgccacaacaacaataccaTGGACTTTCCAGTCAACTACCACTCAAACAACCGTTGTTACAACCTCCGGTTCTGATAATCTACCAATAACTGAGAACCTCATTATCGTGAGAGCACCAGATATTACCTTTGCCACGACAATTAACACCCCTTGGACAGAGACCTTTACCAGCACATATTCGACTGGTTTAACAACCACTTCGGGACCCGACGGTATTAAAACCATTTTCGAAACATTATTTGTCGAGACTCCTGAGATTGAGACCGCTGTGACCAAAGTTATTCCATGGACTGGGAAATACACCACCACATATTCAACTAATATTGCCACGGAGACTGGTACTGATGGCATACCAACTGTCAAAACGAACTTCCTTGTAGAGACTCCTCAGGTCGAAACAGCCACTACAGTTAACACCCCATGGACCGGTACTTACACTACCACCTATTCCACTGGTATTTCCACAGAGACTGGTGCTGATGGCATACCAATTGTCAGAACCAACTTCCTTGTCGAGACTCCTCAGGTTGAAACAGCAACTACCATCAATGCAGGATGGACCGGTACTTACACCACCACATATTCGACTAATATTGTCACAGAGACCGGTGCTGATGGAATACCAACTGTCAGAACCAACTTCCTTGTCGAGACTCCTCAGGTTGAAACAGCCACTACAGTTAATATACCATGGACCGGCACTTACACCACCACATATTCGACTGACTTTGTTACTGTCACAGTTATTGATGGCATCGTGACTCTCCAAGCTGTGTACCATGTGCAAACACCTACCGTTAAACTTTCCAAATTCGATAATTTGTCACGAACAAGTAACGATACACAAGCTTATTCTACCGACATT contains these protein-coding regions:
- a CDS encoding uncharacterized protein (Uncharacterized transcriptional regulatory protein), which codes for MKKKAVGVKCRHKPTKSSCLEKGLQCVYNIKLETRLTEGTKQLSKSQLIAQIALLKSELNEGSREIGRNPVLGLQYTSSKQGRVLTYGPTSVRCLIRSSQLQWCYTAIWKTIKEKRNDWKKNHIHAIKVEEIYSIGNPLSISGGNSILEALCDCLPTMHVLKHSLDRFFNCTLFKEFEILDPLKVATDLEECFISDQEGRIMSINIYEKKNYYRLGIITRILTIVHFKERVPTAVELFHKYLAAFESAKSMHIERAQFFMLKYLFINARGFTAGDGGNSITIINLALSTAMQIGLYRTENLGLFRDRERYIKNLCVLLVQADFESSFSLGSHLQVSEYFLQDLDGRANPKISEDGNFSTLQYFLFLRQQLAGVSSTHNAPSLPLSISKLKFSLLATFGELKHYLSRTAYDPPIEFQKLYAILLSLQIIANFSLIQTQVSVDGTLELQQQALICHIASLILVFNYMEALYNDQMLIRGGENHIDACIDIGLGLFLYHNVLPRATHELVLIFSDALNTNEGFGVYSTNSNDVDIKHFNEIVDNFLKSDKDMDFGANVAYKYFERIHENFKNNRSKKLDNLLHQSYLFIVCDEFSNSLVQAFKEPITLMTNKPDEMSNQNMPFTVDDNDLFLDNALEIFDDEFTSFFFT